A window of the Gossypium hirsutum isolate 1008001.06 chromosome A05, Gossypium_hirsutum_v2.1, whole genome shotgun sequence genome harbors these coding sequences:
- the LOC107959964 gene encoding F-box protein At5g46170, with translation MSSVYSDPIHGTHPEPIDHFDRLPDSLLLLVFNMIGDVKVLGRCCVVSRRFHSLVPQVENVVVRVDCVISDDDCSPSSSVKSRADGPFSTLFRLVFGGIVKPLQALGQFLGPERPSLYKTLNTSSSSSLSVGLGGGEDGERDQGGVTHHSPTQVLRNFNELRFLRIELPGGELGIDDGVLLKWRADFGSTLDSCVILGAASVFNNVHFQVPDHGNDGFCINNGSNVGNGDDNGSIPESFYTSGGLKLRVVWTISSLIAASARHYLLQSIIAEHKTLDSLVLTDADGQGVLCMNGEQLQELRVKPLSASSASKRTLVPALNMRLWYAPHLDLPDGVVLQGATLVAIRPSEQSASKKEVSDASWLSSAFEEPYGTAAKMLVKRRTYCLEMNSF, from the coding sequence ATGTCTTCGGTTTATTCAGATCCGATCCATGGAACCCACCCGGAACCAATCGATCACTTCGACCGTCTTCCCGATTCTCTTCTCCTTTTAGTCTTCAACATGATCGGCGACGTGAAAGTGCTTGGCCGATGCTGCGTTGTTTCGCGTCGTTTCCACTCCCTCGTCCCTCAAGTTGAAAACGTCGTCGTTCGTGTCGATTGCGTCATCTCCGACGACGATTGTTCCCCTTCTTCCTCTGTCAAATCACGTGCCGACGGTCCATTTTCCACCCTCTTCCGTCTCGTTTTCGGTGGCATTGTCAAGCCCCTCCAAGCTTTGGGCCAATTCCTTGGCCCCGAACGCCCCTCTCTCTACAAAACGCTCAATACCTCTTCATCTTCCTCTTTATCTGTCGGTCTCGGCGGAGGTGAAGATGGGGAAAGGGACCAAGGTGGGGTTACCCATCATTCTCCGACGCAAGTGCTTAGAAATTTCAACGAGCTTCGTTTCCTTCGAATTGAATTGCCCGGCGGCGAGTTAGGGATCGATGACGGAGTTCTGCTTAAATGGAGAGCCGATTTCGGGTCAACCCTTGATAGCTGCGTAATCCTCGGAGCTGCTTCCGTTTTTAACAATGTGCATTTCCAAGTACCAGACCATGGGAACGATGGGTTTTGCATCAACAACGGTTCTAATGTTGGCAACGGTGATGATAATGGGAGTATCCCTGAGTCGTTTTATACCAGTGGAGGCTTGAAATTAAGGGTTGTTTGGACTATTAGCTCGTTAATCGCAGCATCAGCAAGGCATTATTTGCTTCAATCCATAATTGCAGAGCATAAGACGCTGGATAGCTTGGTTTTGACCGATGCGGATGGACAAGGGGTGCTTTGTATGAACGGTGAGCAGCTTCAGGAGTTAAGAGTGAAACCATTATCAGCTTCTTCTGCTTCAAAAAGGACGCTGGTGCCGGCTTTGAATATGAGGCTTTGGTATGCTCCTCATTTGGACTTGCCTGATGGGGTTGTTTTACAAGGTGCCACTTTGGTTGCTATCAGGCCTAGTGAACAATCTGCTTCGAAAAAAGAGGTTTCGGATGCTTCTTGGCTATCATCTGCTTTTGAAGAGCCTTATGGGACTGCAGCTAAGATGCTGGTTAAGAGAAGGACTTACTGTCTGGAGATGAACTCGTTCTGA